The following nucleotide sequence is from Catonella massiliensis.
CATGTTTTCTACATCTGTATCACCATTTTTAAGTGCCTCTATAGCCGCGTACTGACTTGTAGTCGGTGCGCACATAATAGCAAACTGGTGAATCTTTAGCATCTGGCTTATAACCCGCTTTGGGCCTGCAGCATAGCCCATACGCCAGCCGGTCATAGCAAAGGCCTTTGAAAATCCATTTATATAAACAGTTCTTTCCTTCATTCCGGGAAAAGACGCTATAGATACGTGTTTCCCCTTGTAGGTAAGCTCCGAATATATCTCATCGGTAATTACAAATATATCTTTCTCTATTACAAAATCCACAATAGGCGCAAGCTCTTCCTCTGTCATAATGGCACCTGTGGGATTGTTTGGAAATGGCATTATCAAAATCTTAGTCTTGTCTGTATAGTACTCCTCAAGCTCTGCTCTTGTAAGCTTAAACTCATTCTCTGCCTTAAGCGGTATAGACACCGGCTTCCCCCCTGCAAGATGAGTACAGGGCAGATATGATACATAGCAAGGCTCCGGAATAAGCACCTCATCATCCTTATCAAGCATGGTCCTAAGTGCTATGTCTATAGCCTCACTTCCGCCAACGGTAACTATAATCTCATCTTTAGTCTCATAGTCAAGGTTATATTTTCTCTTTATATATTCTGAGATATTTTCCTTAAGCTCTTTAAGGCCTGTATTGGAGGTATAATGCGTCTTACCTCTTTCAAGTGAATATATACCCTCTTCTCTTATATGCCAGGGTGTCTGAAAGTCAGGCTCGCCCACACCAAGAGAAATAGCATCCTTCATCTCGCTTACTATATCAAAGAACTTTCTTATGCCTGACGGCTTTATCTCCTGAATAGCATTGTTTAATATTTCTCTCAAGGTGTAATTAACTCTCTTTCATCTTTTTCTTCTTCCACATAACTCATACCATGCTCTTTGTACTTCTTAAGCACAAAATGCGTCTCAGTACTGATGACTGATTCGAGTGGGGATAGCTTGCTATGTACGAACTTAGCTACATCTCTCATACTCTTGCCTTCAACTATAACCATAAGGTCATAGTCTGCTGACATAAGGTAGACATAGGATACTTCTTCAAAACGATAAATCCTCTTCGCCATAAAGTCAAAGCCTTCATCCCTCTTAGGCGCAACCTTTACCTCTATGAGGGCAGTCACTGTCTCATTATCATCTATTTTTTCCCAGTCTACAAATGTAGGATAACCGCATATTATTCTCTCTGCTTCGAGAGCCTTAATTTCGCTGCTTACAAGCTCTGCAGATACTCCAAGCATAGCTCCCAGGTCTTCTGCTGATAATTTACTGTTTTTCTCGATAGCCCTTAATATCTCAAGTCTCAACTTCTTATTTTCCATGCAACCTTCCTCACAAAAACAAATATAGTAATATAATACTATAACTTTGCCATTTCAACAAGTGCAAATTCATTTCAAGCAGGAATAGTCAGATATTTAATAACTGTATTTTGGAGACTCAACGAATCTCTCCTCGTCATCAAATACTATAACCCTCTTCTTATCCTCTGTAGCCCTGCCTATACAGGCTGCAAGTAAGCCTGCATTTCTTAGTGCATAGACAAGTTCTTCGTCCATATCGGCAGCAAGAAGGTAGGAGCCTTTTGAGTTAAGCATAAGAGGATTAAGGTTAAAATGATTACAAAGTTCTATAGTTTCCTGTTCATAGCTAAGCCTATCTGCATAAACTCTAAGCCCGGCCTTTTCTCTATCTCCTAAGCTCCACAGTCCCGAAAGCAGTCCACCCGCTCCCAGAGGCACAATTACAGTAGTCCTATAAAATGCTGCTGTTTCGGTTTCAATAAGCGGAAGTCTGTCTGCCCTCTTATTCTTAAGCTTTTCTATATAGGGCTCGGGATAAATGGTTCTAAGCTCTTCAAGGTTCTCACTGCAAAGCTTTGCCATGCCGTATTTTCCAAGGCTTCCCGTAAGTATGATATCCTGCCCGGGATAAAGCTTACCTCTCTTCCAGGGTGCTTCAGAAGCACTTTTTATAGCCCCACTTCCTAAGATAAATACAGTCTGCTCCCTT
It contains:
- a CDS encoding pyridoxal phosphate-dependent aminotransferase produces the protein MREILNNAIQEIKPSGIRKFFDIVSEMKDAISLGVGEPDFQTPWHIREEGIYSLERGKTHYTSNTGLKELKENISEYIKRKYNLDYETKDEIIVTVGGSEAIDIALRTMLDKDDEVLIPEPCYVSYLPCTHLAGGKPVSIPLKAENEFKLTRAELEEYYTDKTKILIMPFPNNPTGAIMTEEELAPIVDFVIEKDIFVITDEIYSELTYKGKHVSIASFPGMKERTVYINGFSKAFAMTGWRMGYAAGPKRVISQMLKIHQFAIMCAPTTSQYAAIEALKNGDTDVENMREAYNQRRRFLISELKRIGIECFEPFGAFYIFPCIKGFGMTSEEFATKLLEEEKLAVVPGTAFGECGEGFIRISYAYSIDNLRIAMSRIENFAKRHLNKFGTK
- a CDS encoding Lrp/AsnC family transcriptional regulator, whose translation is MRLEILRAIEKNSKLSAEDLGAMLGVSAELVSSEIKALEAERIICGYPTFVDWEKIDDNETVTALIEVKVAPKRDEGFDFMAKRIYRFEEVSYVYLMSADYDLMVIVEGKSMRDVAKFVHSKLSPLESVISTETHFVLKKYKEHGMSYVEEEKDERELITP